A genomic segment from Nicotiana tabacum cultivar K326 chromosome 7, ASM71507v2, whole genome shotgun sequence encodes:
- the LOC107762078 gene encoding uncharacterized protein LOC107762078, with protein MAENNRNGETPLLRSVDGELEKGRKKGRPKEPWKGEVVKSIVYAGLDAIVTSFSLISSISAGRLSSVDVLVLGFANLVADGISMEFGDYVSSSTEKDVAAKERTVTEWDVINQHRPQKQELLRHYQELGMNDTDANTYRDIMVDEKMATDKGLLPPDQAEKPWKNGLITFAAFIVFGCAPLLAFIVLIPFTNNDTHKFIGAIVFSAVALALLGIAKVKIAGQNYVLSASITLFNGLITSAAAYGIGWTLRNVAGLEE; from the exons ATGGCGGAAAACAACAGGAACGGTGAAACACCATTGTTGAGATCAGTGGACGGAGAATTGGAGAAAGGAAGGAAGAAGGGGAGGCCCAAAGAGCCATGGAAAGGGGAAGTAGTGAAGAGCATTGTATATGCAGGGCTTGATGCCATTGTCACTTCTTTCTCCCTCATTTCTTCCATCTCCGCTGGCCGTCTTTCCTCTG ttgatgttttgGTGTTGGGTTTTGCTAATCTAGTGGCTGATGGAATATCTATGGAGTTTGGAGACTATGTATCAAGCAGCACGGAGAAGGATGTCGCTGCCAAGGAGAGGACAGTCACTGAGTGGGATGTCATTAACCAACACAGGCCTCAGAAGCAGGAATTACTTCGACATTATCAGGAACTTGGAATGAATGATACAGATGCTAATACA TACAGGGACATAATGGTGGACGAGAAGATGGCAACTGATAAAGGATTATTGCCACCAGATCAAGCTGAAAAACCATGGAAGAATGGACTAATCACATTTGCTGCCTTCATTGTGTTCGGTTGTGCTCCACTTCTGGCATTCATCGTGCTCATCCCGTTCACAAACAATGATACACACAAGTTCATAGGCGCCATTGTATTTTCTGCAGTTGCCCTTGCACTGCTGGGGATAGCCAAGGTCAAGATTGCTGGTCAGAATTATGTTCTTTCTGCATCCATTACCCTTTTCAATGGACTCATTACTAGTGCTGCTGCATATGGAATTGGTTGGACTCTTAGGAATGTTGCTGGCTTGGAAGAGTGA